The nucleotide sequence ACTCTATATTGAGATTAATTGAGATATGAGAATTTGTCAATTGAAAAGTGAGAATTAAATGGAAATTAATTCCAGATTGAGAATGATTAGAGAAAAGCATGGGAGTTCTCAAGCGAAATTTGCAAATTTATTAGGATTGCCTCAATCTACCTATGCTCAATATGAACTTAACAAACGTTCTGTTCCTGATGACCTAAAACAACAATTGGCCGATATGGGCGTAAATATTCATTGGCTTGTAACCGGTAATGGTTCTATGTACTTGAATTCCAAGGAGTCCATTCCTCCGGTAAGTATGGGTACCATCTCAGAACCACCGATGCCATATTCATTAGAGAGTAAAAAGGAATTAGCAGGCATACCCCAAAATGAAGATTCTATTCCAATCCCTTTCATATCCCAAAAGCTCTCTGCAGGACCAGGGCAACTCTGGAATGAGGATTGCTTTACTGATGACGTGATCGCCATCCCTACGAGGATGGTCAAGCGGTTCAAGGGCTATAAGCTTGGGGCAGCGGAAGTCAGGGGGGATTCAATGGATCCTTCTCTTCAGAATGGGGACATAATCATATTTGCAGAGAAGATGATATCTGGTAACGGCATCTATGCACTCTCCATTGATGCTGAGGTATACGTGAAGCGGATTGAATTTGACCCCTTCGATGAGACTCTCCGGGTTATCAGCGACAACCCAAAATATGATGCAAAGATTCTTCCTGCAGACACTGACAGAGTTCAGATACTGGGCAAGATCATTGGCAGATTTCTGGTGTATTGGTAAAAGCATCCTTGAGGATGTCTCTATATTAAGGTAGGTCTTTACTTCTAGTTCTTCTTCTTTGTGACCAAGGTACGGTCATGCATCATTTTCGGTTTCTATTAGTTACAGGATTTCTGATTTTAATCTCTAGTTCATGTTCCTTGGAACGTAATTCCAACATCTCTTTGTCGGGGGTATCTGTTAAGCTTATAGCTAGTAGCCAGACTATAAGTGATGCAGACTCGTTGTCTCAATATTTGGAGGCGCGTAATGCTGCGCAAATCAAGGCAAATAATGATTATGCTAAAGAACTTGATCTATACAACCGAAATCAAATTGATGAAATTGAACTGATAGATAGAGCTAGCCAAATTACTTCTGCTCGTGATACCACCTTAGCTGATATAGATGAGCAATATCAAAATACAAGAGGTATCTGGGGGAACTTTGAATGCATCATCAAATTTGACTGTTCCAGTCCAAATGTTTCTGATTCTGTGCTTGAACTCCAAGTAATTTTCAAAGACGGGTCGAAAGGCACTCTGCATGGGTACCCTGACCCTTTGTTGTCAAATAGTTCATACAATGAAAACTTAGCTTTTAGAACAAGTGATTACATTGCAAATGTAACCTCAATTTCTATCAGAAGAAAATAACAAACAGAGGGATAGTATGGGACACTATAGATTCAGACGTAGCGTAAAGATCCTTCCAGGGGTTCGGGTCAATATCAA is from uncultured Sphaerochaeta sp. and encodes:
- a CDS encoding S24 family peptidase, with translation MGVNIHWLVTGNGSMYLNSKESIPPVSMGTISEPPMPYSLESKKELAGIPQNEDSIPIPFISQKLSAGPGQLWNEDCFTDDVIAIPTRMVKRFKGYKLGAAEVRGDSMDPSLQNGDIIIFAEKMISGNGIYALSIDAEVYVKRIEFDPFDETLRVISDNPKYDAKILPADTDRVQILGKIIGRFLVYW